A single Elusimicrobiota bacterium DNA region contains:
- a CDS encoding thioesterase family protein: protein MKRRIYYYDTDCGGVVYYGNYLKFLEEARTEYMEERGLSVKALMDEGIWFVVKRQEIEYKAPAVYGDIVETRTWVNETSGIRVQFGYEIKNQDGKIISKAVTDMVCVGPDFKIKEMPAEIRSKIAA from the coding sequence ATGAAAAGGCGGATATACTATTACGATACCGACTGCGGCGGGGTGGTCTATTACGGCAATTATCTGAAATTCCTCGAGGAAGCGCGAACCGAGTACATGGAGGAGCGCGGCCTGTCAGTTAAGGCCCTTATGGATGAAGGCATCTGGTTCGTGGTGAAACGCCAGGAAATAGAATACAAGGCGCCCGCGGTATACGGTGATATCGTGGAAACCCGGACCTGGGTGAACGAGACCAGCGGGATCAGGGTTCAGTTCGGGTATGAAATAAAAAATCAGGACGGAAAAATAATCTCAAAAGCCGTGACCGATATGGTCTGCGTAGGCCCCGACTTCAAGATAAAAGAAATGCCTGCGGAGATCAGAAGTAAAATAGCCGCCTGA
- a CDS encoding pitrilysin family protein, which yields MKMSLLLPSILLCCAPIYAAGESKPSELEKSGASIEKDPKFPPVVSYTLKNGLRLLILEKHFVPTVSFTMMFKVGNVDNEQGKTGLAHLFEHMAFKGTKTINSAGYEKEKPALDKVETAAGAVIAEETRDNPDPKKLEDLRKAMAAAEQEADKLTVKDEYWKIYNELGESGMNAMTSTDYTGYVVSLPSNRLEAWMTIESDRFKNAVLREFYKERSVVMEERRMGESDPNRLMWETLFQNAFNAHPYHNPTIGWMDDLKRLTRSDAEKFFNKFYAPNNATLAVVGDVKPEEVIKLAEKYFVSWPAKEIPERVYTKEPPQKAEKRINVFFKAKPMLRIGYHNPGFSNPDIYGLIMVSEVLSNGKTSRFYRNLVEGKELALYANSYHSTPGDRYPSLFIISAAPKAPHTLEELETGINEEIDRLKKEPPTQWELDKIINNYEAEMIKQLESNSGLGMSLAHNQEILGDWKYDWTTGDEMRKVKPEDVSKIAAKYLTRDNKTMVFLMEPEKPEGK from the coding sequence ATGAAAATGTCCTTACTATTGCCGTCTATACTGCTCTGCTGCGCCCCGATTTATGCCGCCGGAGAATCCAAACCCTCGGAGCTGGAAAAGTCAGGCGCCAGTATCGAGAAAGACCCGAAATTTCCGCCGGTGGTTTCCTACACTCTTAAGAACGGCCTCAGGCTGCTTATATTGGAAAAACACTTCGTGCCCACTGTTTCTTTCACCATGATGTTCAAAGTCGGCAATGTCGACAACGAGCAGGGAAAAACCGGCCTGGCCCATCTTTTTGAGCACATGGCCTTTAAAGGCACTAAAACCATAAATTCCGCCGGCTACGAAAAAGAAAAACCAGCCCTGGACAAAGTGGAAACAGCGGCCGGCGCGGTCATCGCTGAGGAGACGCGCGACAATCCCGATCCGAAAAAGCTGGAAGACCTGCGCAAAGCTATGGCCGCCGCCGAGCAGGAGGCCGACAAACTGACCGTTAAGGATGAATACTGGAAAATTTACAACGAGCTGGGCGAATCGGGCATGAACGCCATGACCTCCACCGACTATACCGGCTATGTGGTTTCTCTGCCGTCCAACCGCCTTGAAGCCTGGATGACGATAGAGTCCGACCGCTTCAAGAACGCCGTGCTCAGGGAATTTTACAAGGAACGCAGCGTGGTCATGGAAGAGCGGCGCATGGGCGAATCGGACCCGAACCGCCTTATGTGGGAAACGCTTTTCCAGAACGCGTTCAACGCCCATCCTTATCACAACCCGACTATAGGCTGGATGGACGACCTTAAACGGCTTACCCGCTCCGACGCGGAAAAGTTTTTCAACAAGTTCTACGCCCCGAACAACGCTACGCTTGCCGTGGTAGGCGATGTGAAGCCGGAAGAGGTGATAAAGCTGGCGGAAAAATATTTCGTCTCCTGGCCCGCGAAGGAAATCCCGGAACGGGTTTACACCAAAGAGCCTCCCCAGAAAGCGGAAAAACGGATAAATGTGTTCTTTAAAGCCAAACCCATGCTGCGCATCGGCTATCACAATCCGGGCTTCAGCAACCCCGACATCTACGGGCTTATAATGGTAAGCGAGGTCCTGTCGAACGGCAAGACCAGCCGCTTCTACAGAAATCTGGTGGAAGGCAAGGAACTGGCTCTTTACGCGAACTCATATCATTCCACGCCCGGCGACCGCTATCCCTCGCTGTTCATTATTTCGGCGGCGCCCAAAGCCCCGCATACTCTTGAGGAACTGGAGACCGGAATAAACGAAGAAATAGACAGGCTGAAAAAAGAGCCGCCCACCCAATGGGAACTGGATAAGATAATCAATAATTACGAAGCCGAAATGATAAAGCAGCTGGAATCCAATTCCGGCCTCGGCATGAGCCTGGCGCACAACCAGGAGATACTGGGCGACTGGAAATACGACTGGACGACCGGCGACGAAATGAGAAAAGTAAAGCCGGAAGATGTTTCGAAAATAGCCGCCAAATATCTGACCAGAGACAACAAAACGATGGTTTTTCTGATGGAACCCGAGAAACCGGAGGGAAAATGA
- the rpmB gene encoding 50S ribosomal protein L28 gives MAYKCKICGKKPVAGFSYSHSNRASKRLFKPNLQKQKVQLDGLVQSVYLCTNCIKSGKSVRPLKHQKKG, from the coding sequence ATGGCATACAAATGCAAGATTTGCGGAAAAAAACCCGTGGCCGGCTTTTCATACAGCCACTCAAACAGGGCCTCTAAGCGGCTTTTCAAACCCAACCTTCAGAAACAGAAAGTTCAGCTTGACGGACTGGTGCAGTCCGTTTATCTCTGCACTAACTGTATAAAGAGCGGCAAATCCGTGCGCCCTCTGAAACATCAGAAGAAAGGGTAA
- a CDS encoding secondary thiamine-phosphate synthase enzyme YjbQ, with amino-acid sequence MKSHTAYLTVRTDERCAVVNITAEVEQELAKSGIKEGLCLVNSMHITASVFINDNERGLHADFLAWVERLAPYSKTGYKHNLTGEDNGDAHLKRTIMGREVVVAVTSGKLDFGPWETIFYGEFDGQRKKRILVKIIGE; translated from the coding sequence ATGAAATCGCACACAGCTTATCTTACAGTGCGCACCGATGAACGTTGCGCCGTGGTAAATATCACCGCCGAGGTGGAACAGGAACTGGCGAAAAGCGGCATAAAAGAGGGTCTATGTCTGGTAAACTCCATGCACATAACCGCCAGCGTTTTTATAAACGACAATGAACGCGGCCTGCACGCTGATTTCCTCGCGTGGGTGGAGCGCCTGGCCCCTTATTCAAAAACCGGTTACAAGCATAACCTGACCGGCGAGGACAACGGTGACGCGCACCTTAAGCGCACCATCATGGGGCGGGAGGTGGTGGTGGCGGTTACGTCCGGAAAATTGGATTTCGGCCCCTGGGAAACCATATTTTACGGGGAGTTTGACGGGCAGAGGAAAAAAAGAATACTTGTGAAGATAATCGGAGAATGA
- a CDS encoding pitrilysin family protein has translation MNSKKLLATIGVNLMTLAIAAPLFAVPPALSKLDAVNFKPPKGARYALENGMIVYMLKDNTLPVLHMTAIIRTGRINDPKEKIGLGDITASLLKDGGSSKYKPDDIDKTLEFLGASVESAMASEEARADMTVLKKDLDAVLDIYADILINPAFDAQKFKLKKDEALELISRRNDDPAREAQREAVRAFYGPGHPYGWRTETATINAITGEDIKAYHANYYKPNNIILAVSGDFTSDEEMLAKLKEKFGAWHKGEVKFPVIAPVEIKEGRQVYFIDRDISQTSIVMLQKGVKRHDPIEYPLSVTNEMLGGGLSSRLASEIRSRKGLAYSVYSYFSKKPDYGFINASCGTKPETYSQALAEMLSQFELIKKETAPADEVKRAKDSMINSFVFRFATPFDLISERALYEYYGYPADYLDTYVDNLAKVDPAAVIETSKKLFKPENALIFVIGNSKKFDKPLTEFGTVTELKED, from the coding sequence ATGAACAGTAAAAAATTACTGGCTACTATAGGAGTCAACCTTATGACGCTCGCAATCGCCGCCCCGCTCTTCGCCGTACCGCCCGCGCTCTCAAAACTTGACGCGGTTAATTTCAAACCGCCGAAAGGCGCGCGTTACGCTCTTGAGAACGGCATGATAGTTTACATGCTGAAAGACAATACCCTGCCCGTCCTGCACATGACCGCAATTATACGCACCGGCCGCATAAACGACCCGAAAGAAAAAATAGGCCTTGGCGATATAACAGCGTCGCTGCTCAAAGACGGCGGCTCGTCCAAATATAAACCCGACGATATCGACAAAACGCTGGAATTCCTCGGCGCCTCGGTGGAAAGCGCCATGGCCTCGGAAGAGGCGCGCGCCGACATGACGGTTTTAAAAAAGGACCTGGACGCGGTGCTGGATATCTACGCGGATATCTTAATCAACCCGGCTTTTGACGCGCAGAAATTCAAGCTGAAAAAAGACGAGGCGCTGGAACTGATAAGCCGCCGCAACGACGACCCCGCCCGCGAGGCGCAGCGGGAGGCCGTCCGCGCTTTCTACGGCCCCGGCCATCCTTACGGCTGGCGCACGGAGACTGCGACAATAAACGCCATAACCGGCGAAGACATAAAGGCTTATCACGCCAATTATTACAAGCCGAACAATATTATTCTGGCTGTCAGCGGCGATTTTACGAGCGACGAAGAGATGCTGGCGAAGCTTAAAGAGAAATTCGGCGCCTGGCATAAGGGCGAAGTTAAATTCCCGGTTATCGCCCCGGTGGAGATAAAGGAAGGCCGCCAGGTGTATTTTATAGACCGGGACATTTCACAAACCTCCATAGTCATGCTGCAGAAAGGCGTAAAGCGCCACGACCCGATAGAATACCCTTTGAGCGTCACGAATGAAATGCTTGGCGGCGGACTTTCTTCGCGGCTGGCTTCCGAGATACGCTCGCGCAAGGGGCTTGCTTACAGCGTTTACAGCTATTTTTCAAAAAAACCGGATTATGGCTTTATAAACGCTTCCTGCGGCACGAAGCCGGAGACCTATTCCCAGGCGCTTGCCGAAATGCTCAGCCAGTTCGAGCTGATAAAAAAGGAGACCGCCCCGGCCGACGAGGTCAAGCGCGCAAAGGATTCCATGATAAATTCTTTTGTTTTCCGCTTCGCCACGCCCTTTGACCTGATAAGCGAGCGGGCACTTTACGAATATTACGGCTATCCCGCGGATTATCTTGACACTTACGTCGATAATCTTGCAAAAGTGGATCCTGCGGCCGTGATTGAAACCTCAAAAAAATTATTCAAGCCCGAAAACGCGCTTATTTTCGTGATAGGGAATTCAAAGAAATTCGACAAGCCGCTCACGGAATTCGGCACGGTGACGGAGCTGAAGGAAGACTAA